The Nocardioides panzhihuensis genome has a segment encoding these proteins:
- a CDS encoding lysoplasmalogenase — translation MQSIAVLVALLTVADAVTDWTCVWSGRRRLHYLTKPLVMVGLMVLVVLLDDGETAARWLLVALFFGMLGDISLIGSSTRRFLGGVALFFVGHLAYAAAFLALGLDAPGWSWAGVAVALVLAIPMGRVLRGARLMGGRPMMAALAVYSLVIATMLVLGWLTGSVWIAAGALVFVVSDTLIGLNLAEHGNETPRLANVAVMVTYHVGQALITAGVLLAMPR, via the coding sequence ATGCAGAGCATCGCGGTCCTGGTCGCACTCCTGACCGTCGCCGACGCCGTGACGGACTGGACGTGCGTGTGGTCCGGACGGCGAAGGCTCCACTATCTCACCAAGCCGCTGGTGATGGTGGGGCTGATGGTGTTGGTGGTGCTCCTCGACGACGGCGAGACGGCGGCCCGGTGGCTCCTCGTCGCGCTCTTCTTCGGGATGCTCGGTGACATCTCGTTGATCGGCTCCTCGACCCGGCGCTTCCTCGGCGGCGTGGCGCTCTTCTTCGTCGGCCATCTGGCATACGCCGCAGCCTTCCTCGCCCTCGGCCTGGACGCACCCGGGTGGTCCTGGGCGGGCGTCGCGGTCGCGTTGGTGCTCGCGATCCCGATGGGCCGGGTCCTGCGTGGCGCGCGCCTGATGGGCGGTCGGCCGATGATGGCGGCGCTGGCCGTGTACTCCCTGGTCATCGCCACCATGCTGGTGCTCGGCTGGCTGACCGGGAGCGTGTGGATCGCCGCCGGTGCGCTGGTCTTCGTGGTCAGCGACACCCTGATCGGGCTCAATCTGGCCGAGCACGGCAACGAGACGCCTCGCCTGGCCAACGTGGCGGTCATGGTGACCTATCACGTCGGCCAGGCGCTGATCACGGCTGGCGTGCTGCTCGCTATGCCTCGATGA
- a CDS encoding LLM class F420-dependent oxidoreductase encodes MELRIFTEPQQGASYADILAVAQKAEELGFGAFFRSDHYLKMGSVDGLPGPSDAWTTLAGLARDTSTIRLGTLVTSATFRLPGVLAIQAANVDDMSDGRVELGLGAGWFEEEHEAYGIPFPALGERFDRLEEQLEIITGLWATEPGATFDFEGKHYTIKNSPGLPKPVQTRGHAGSIPVIVGGGGKKRTPTLAAAFADEFNAAFVSVADSQALFENVGRFLEAAGRDDSIIYSAAQVLCVGRDEDEIARRAQAIGREPAELRENGLAGTPDEVVAKIKRFEDAGASRIYLQVLDLSDLDHLGLVADEVLPRV; translated from the coding sequence ATGGAGCTGCGCATCTTCACCGAGCCTCAGCAGGGGGCTTCCTACGCCGACATCCTGGCCGTCGCACAGAAGGCCGAGGAGCTCGGGTTCGGGGCGTTCTTCCGCTCCGACCACTACCTGAAGATGGGATCGGTGGACGGGCTGCCCGGGCCGAGCGACGCGTGGACGACGCTCGCCGGCCTGGCCCGCGACACGAGCACCATCCGCCTCGGCACGCTGGTCACCTCCGCGACCTTCCGCCTCCCGGGCGTCCTGGCCATCCAGGCCGCCAACGTGGACGACATGTCCGACGGTCGGGTCGAGCTCGGCCTGGGGGCGGGCTGGTTCGAGGAGGAGCACGAGGCGTACGGCATCCCGTTCCCCGCCCTGGGGGAGAGGTTCGACAGGCTCGAGGAGCAGCTCGAGATCATCACCGGGCTGTGGGCGACCGAGCCGGGGGCGACCTTCGACTTCGAGGGCAAGCACTACACCATCAAGAACAGCCCGGGCCTGCCGAAGCCGGTCCAGACCCGCGGCCACGCCGGCTCGATCCCGGTGATCGTGGGCGGCGGCGGCAAGAAGCGTACGCCGACGCTGGCCGCCGCCTTCGCCGACGAGTTCAACGCCGCCTTCGTCTCCGTCGCGGACTCTCAGGCGCTCTTCGAGAACGTCGGACGCTTTCTCGAGGCGGCCGGACGCGACGACTCGATCATCTACTCGGCGGCCCAGGTGCTCTGCGTCGGTCGCGACGAGGACGAGATCGCCCGTCGTGCGCAGGCGATCGGCCGCGAGCCCGCCGAGCTGCGTGAGAACGGCCTCGCCGGGACTCCGGACGAGGTGGTCGCCAAGATCAAGCGCTTCGAGGACGCCGGCGCCAGCCGGATCTACCTCCAGGTGCTCGACCTGAGCGATCTCGACCATCTCGGACTCGTAGCCGACGAGGTCCTTCCGCGCGTCTGA
- a CDS encoding DNA translocase FtsK, producing the protein MATRTSSPPGSRSSSTAKSTRPRSTTTTKRATATSRARSKAAPQKGQTKRRPAAKTANRKTNRTPPRAVRNGPSPIAVLFDAIFSTIASLWLAIAGGVAALFRVGGQAASDLEPEHRRDGAGLFLIGLSVLVAAGVWFQLGGQFFDVVRIAVAGVVGKVGWLVPVGLVVAGVRLMRDPVDAAPVGRIVIGWSAFLMATLGIIQIANGNPQPTSGDSSELQWAGGAIGYVVASLLLDVLRSTAVVVVLLSLLVVFGILVITGTPLYQVPSRLVDLRNRALGLTPVEEPGESGTNMRRVRKGGKLFADDDTFDPEGFEPYETPLLEEEKPKKKRKKDGLDIALALDEDSDADTQPNEAAPSDAAGLLPAVGETAPRAGKKRELEPPPHTELPQRVEQLMLAGDVAYTLPASDLLKPGSPHKARSKASDDIVSRLQSVLEEFNIDAAVTGYTRGPTVTRYIVELGAGVKVEKITGIQKNIAYAVASADVRILSPIPGKSAVGVEIPNIDKEIVTLGDVLRSNAARNDHHPMITGVGKDVEGGFVVANLAKMPHLLVAGATGSGKSSFINSMITSVLMRATPDEVRMIMVDPKRVELNSYEGVPHLITPIITNPKKAAEALAWVVREMDMRYDDLANFGFRHVDDFNKAVRAGKVQLPPDSERVLSPYPYLLVIVDELADLMMVAPRDVEDAVVRITQLARAAGIHLVLATQRPSVDVVTGLIKANVPSRLAFATSSLADSRVILDQPGAEKLVGQGDGLFLPMGSSKPIRVQGSWVSEAEVNAVVKSVKGQLEPSYRDDVTAPAETKRVLEDDIGDDIDLVVQAIELIVSTQFGSTSMLQRKLRVGFAKAGRLMDILESRGVVGASEGSKARDVLVKPDEIDSVIATIQGEM; encoded by the coding sequence ATGGCGACCCGTACGTCTTCCCCGCCGGGTTCGCGGAGCTCGTCCACAGCCAAGAGCACCCGTCCCCGGAGTACGACCACGACAAAGCGAGCAACGGCCACGAGCCGGGCCCGCTCAAAGGCAGCGCCTCAAAAAGGACAGACCAAGCGCCGTCCCGCAGCAAAGACAGCCAACCGGAAGACGAACCGTACGCCACCGCGTGCCGTACGCAACGGGCCGAGCCCGATCGCAGTCCTCTTCGACGCCATCTTCTCGACCATCGCCAGCCTGTGGCTGGCGATCGCCGGGGGAGTGGCGGCCCTCTTCCGAGTCGGTGGCCAGGCCGCCAGCGACCTCGAGCCGGAGCACCGGCGTGATGGTGCCGGCCTGTTCCTGATCGGCCTCTCCGTCCTCGTCGCCGCCGGCGTCTGGTTCCAGCTCGGTGGGCAGTTCTTCGATGTCGTCCGCATCGCCGTGGCCGGCGTCGTCGGCAAGGTCGGCTGGCTGGTGCCGGTCGGCCTCGTCGTCGCCGGTGTCCGGCTGATGCGCGACCCGGTCGACGCCGCCCCGGTCGGGCGGATCGTGATCGGCTGGTCGGCGTTCCTGATGGCCACGCTCGGCATCATCCAGATCGCCAACGGCAACCCGCAGCCCACCTCCGGCGACAGCAGCGAGCTGCAGTGGGCCGGGGGCGCGATCGGCTACGTCGTGGCCAGCCTGCTGCTCGACGTCCTGCGCTCGACGGCTGTGGTCGTCGTACTCCTCTCGTTGCTCGTCGTCTTCGGCATCCTGGTCATCACCGGGACGCCGCTCTACCAGGTGCCGAGCCGGCTGGTGGACCTGCGCAACCGTGCGCTCGGCCTGACGCCGGTCGAGGAGCCGGGCGAGAGCGGCACCAACATGCGCCGGGTGCGCAAGGGCGGGAAGCTCTTCGCCGACGACGACACCTTCGACCCCGAGGGCTTCGAGCCCTACGAGACGCCGCTCCTCGAGGAGGAGAAGCCGAAGAAGAAGCGCAAGAAGGACGGGCTCGACATCGCGCTCGCGCTCGACGAGGACTCCGACGCCGACACCCAGCCGAACGAGGCCGCCCCGAGCGACGCCGCAGGTCTCCTGCCCGCCGTCGGCGAGACCGCGCCGCGGGCCGGCAAGAAGCGCGAGCTGGAGCCGCCGCCCCACACCGAGCTGCCGCAGCGTGTCGAGCAGCTGATGCTCGCCGGAGACGTCGCCTACACGCTCCCGGCCAGCGACCTGCTCAAGCCCGGCTCGCCGCACAAGGCCCGTTCCAAGGCCTCCGACGACATCGTCAGCCGGCTCCAGTCGGTGCTGGAGGAGTTCAACATCGACGCCGCGGTCACCGGCTACACCCGGGGCCCGACGGTCACCCGCTACATCGTCGAGCTCGGTGCCGGTGTGAAGGTCGAGAAGATCACCGGCATCCAGAAGAACATCGCCTACGCGGTGGCCTCCGCGGACGTGCGCATCCTCTCGCCGATCCCCGGCAAGTCGGCCGTCGGTGTGGAGATCCCCAACATCGACAAGGAGATCGTCACCCTCGGGGACGTGTTGCGCTCCAACGCGGCGCGCAACGACCACCACCCGATGATCACCGGTGTCGGCAAGGACGTCGAGGGCGGCTTCGTGGTCGCCAACCTCGCCAAGATGCCCCACCTGCTGGTCGCGGGTGCCACCGGCTCGGGTAAGTCGTCCTTCATCAACTCGATGATCACCTCGGTGCTGATGCGTGCCACCCCCGACGAGGTGCGGATGATCATGGTCGACCCCAAGCGGGTCGAGCTCAACTCCTACGAGGGCGTGCCGCACCTGATCACGCCGATCATCACCAACCCGAAGAAGGCCGCCGAGGCACTGGCCTGGGTCGTACGCGAGATGGACATGCGCTACGACGACCTGGCCAACTTCGGCTTCCGCCACGTCGACGACTTCAACAAGGCCGTACGGGCCGGGAAGGTGCAGCTGCCGCCCGACTCCGAGCGGGTCCTGTCTCCCTACCCGTATCTGCTGGTCATCGTCGACGAGCTCGCCGACCTGATGATGGTCGCCCCGCGCGACGTCGAGGACGCCGTCGTCCGCATCACCCAGCTCGCCCGTGCAGCCGGCATCCACCTGGTGCTGGCCACACAGCGGCCCTCCGTGGACGTGGTGACCGGTCTGATCAAGGCCAACGTGCCCTCGCGGCTGGCCTTCGCGACCTCGTCGCTGGCAGACTCGCGCGTCATTCTCGACCAGCCGGGCGCCGAGAAGCTGGTCGGCCAGGGTGACGGGCTGTTCCTGCCGATGGGCTCCTCCAAGCCGATCCGTGTGCAGGGCTCCTGGGTCTCCGAGGCCGAGGTCAACGCAGTCGTGAAGTCGGTGAAGGGGCAGCTTGAGCCGTCCTACCGCGACGATGTCACCGCCCCTGCCGAGACCAAGCGGGTGCTGGAAGACGACATCGGCGACGACATCGACCTGGTCGTGCAGGCGATCGAGCTGATCGTCTCCACCCAGTTCGGGTCGACCTCGATGCTGCAGCGCAAGCTCCGCGTCGGGTTCGCCAAGGCCGGCCGTCTCATGGACATCCTCGAGTCGCGCGGGGTGGTCGGTGCCTCCGAGGGCTCCAAAGCACGCGACGTACTCGTCAAGCCTGACGAGATCGACAGCGTGATCGCAACGATCCAGGGGGAGATGTGA
- a CDS encoding dihydrofolate reductase — MVAAVAENGVIGNGPDIPWKIPGEQAEFKAITMGHTLVMGRTTFESIGRPLPGRTTVVLTRDESWAHDGVLVAHDIDSALALAAGEQGDTVVAGGAQVYEAALPYATEQVITRVHLEPVGDVVYPPFDATEWVETKHEPHAAYDRVFLSRVEAAETPRGERR; from the coding sequence ATGGTGGCTGCGGTGGCGGAGAACGGCGTCATCGGCAACGGCCCGGACATCCCGTGGAAGATCCCCGGCGAACAGGCCGAGTTCAAGGCGATCACGATGGGCCACACCCTCGTCATGGGGCGCACGACCTTCGAGTCGATCGGCCGTCCGCTGCCCGGTCGCACGACCGTCGTCCTGACCCGAGACGAGAGCTGGGCCCACGACGGAGTCCTGGTCGCCCACGACATCGACTCCGCCCTCGCCCTGGCCGCGGGGGAGCAGGGCGACACGGTCGTCGCCGGGGGAGCGCAGGTCTACGAGGCAGCTCTCCCGTACGCCACCGAGCAGGTCATCACCCGCGTCCACCTCGAACCGGTCGGCGACGTCGTCTACCCGCCCTTCGACGCGACCGAGTGGGTCGAGACGAAGCACGAGCCCCACGCGGCGTACGACCGTGTCTTCCTCAGCCGCGTCGAGGCCGCCGAGACCCCTAGGGGTGAGCGCCGCTGA
- a CDS encoding ribonuclease J, with amino-acid sequence MSHPHPELTEPGKLPKGGLRVTPLGGLGEIGRNMTVFEYDGRLLIVDCGVLFPEEHQPGVDLILPDFGPIRDRLGDIEALVLTHGHEDHIGATPYLLRERQNIPLVGSELTLALLGSKLREHRLRETVQHKVREGDTISFGPFELEFVAVNHSIPDAFAVAIRTPAGLVLHTGDFKMDQLPLDGRITDLRAFARLGEEGVDLFLVDSTNAEMPGFTTGEKKIAPAIEQVFRESDQRIIVACFASHVHRVQQVLDSAVAHGRKVAYVGRSMVRNMQIASDLGYLHVPDNVIVDAKELADLPPEKVVMVSTGSQGEPMSALSRIANGTHNFVHIEPGDTVLLASSLIPGNENSIYRVINGLARLGANVVHKGNALVHVSGHASAGELLYCYNIVRPRNVMPVHGEVRHLLANGDLARQTGVESVVYAEDGVVVDLIDGKAEIAGKVECGYVFVDGTTVGDVTESELKDRRILSEEGFVSIVIVVDSVKGVVASGPEIHARGHVWPDNAFEPVKQPIIKAVNRAISEGATDTYQLQQAIRRTFGRWVSSTHRRRPMIVPVVIEA; translated from the coding sequence TTGTCTCACCCACACCCGGAGCTGACCGAACCTGGCAAGCTCCCCAAGGGCGGCCTGCGAGTCACCCCTCTCGGCGGCCTCGGCGAAATCGGCCGCAACATGACCGTCTTCGAGTACGACGGCCGACTGCTCATCGTCGACTGCGGCGTGCTCTTCCCTGAAGAGCACCAGCCGGGCGTCGACCTGATCCTGCCCGACTTCGGCCCGATCCGTGACCGGCTCGGGGACATCGAGGCGCTGGTCCTGACCCATGGTCACGAGGACCACATCGGGGCAACGCCATATCTCCTCAGGGAGCGGCAGAACATCCCACTGGTCGGCTCCGAGCTGACTCTTGCCCTGCTGGGCTCCAAGCTGCGCGAGCACCGCCTGCGCGAGACCGTCCAGCACAAGGTACGCGAGGGCGACACGATCTCCTTCGGGCCGTTCGAGCTCGAGTTCGTGGCGGTCAACCACTCCATCCCGGACGCGTTCGCGGTCGCGATCCGCACCCCGGCGGGCCTCGTCCTGCACACCGGTGACTTCAAGATGGACCAGCTCCCGCTGGACGGCCGGATCACCGACCTGCGGGCGTTCGCGCGCCTGGGGGAGGAAGGCGTCGATCTCTTCCTGGTCGACTCCACCAACGCCGAGATGCCCGGCTTCACGACCGGGGAGAAGAAGATCGCGCCCGCGATCGAGCAGGTCTTCCGGGAGTCGGACCAGCGCATCATCGTGGCCTGCTTCGCCTCACACGTGCACCGCGTCCAGCAGGTCCTCGACAGTGCGGTCGCGCATGGCCGCAAGGTGGCGTACGTCGGTCGTTCGATGGTCCGCAACATGCAGATCGCCTCCGACCTGGGCTATCTGCACGTGCCCGACAACGTCATCGTCGATGCCAAGGAGCTCGCCGACCTGCCGCCGGAGAAGGTCGTCATGGTCTCGACCGGCTCGCAGGGCGAGCCGATGTCGGCGCTGTCGCGGATCGCCAACGGCACCCACAACTTCGTGCACATCGAGCCGGGCGACACCGTCCTGCTGGCCAGCAGCCTGATCCCGGGCAACGAGAACTCGATCTACCGGGTGATCAACGGGCTCGCCCGCCTGGGCGCCAACGTGGTCCACAAGGGCAACGCGCTGGTGCACGTCTCCGGCCACGCGAGCGCCGGGGAGCTGCTCTACTGCTACAACATCGTCCGCCCACGCAACGTGATGCCTGTCCACGGCGAGGTGCGCCACCTGCTCGCCAACGGTGACCTGGCCCGCCAGACCGGGGTCGAGAGCGTCGTCTACGCCGAGGACGGCGTGGTCGTCGACCTCATCGACGGCAAGGCCGAGATCGCGGGCAAGGTCGAGTGCGGGTACGTCTTCGTCGACGGCACCACCGTCGGTGACGTCACCGAGTCCGAGCTCAAGGACCGCCGGATCCTCAGCGAGGAGGGCTTCGTCTCGATCGTCATCGTGGTCGACTCTGTCAAGGGCGTCGTCGCCAGTGGCCCGGAGATCCACGCCCGCGGCCACGTGTGGCCCGACAACGCCTTCGAGCCGGTCAAGCAGCCGATCATCAAGGCGGTCAACCGTGCCATCTCCGAGGGCGCGACCGACACCTACCAGCTGCAGCAGGCCATCCGGCGTACGTTCGGACGCTGGGTCTCCAGCACCCATCGCCGTCGCCCGATGATCGTCCCGGTCGTCATCGAGGCATAG
- a CDS encoding thymidylate synthase: MQPYLDLLTRILDEGVEKSDRTGTGTLSVFGHQTRYDLAEGFPLLTTKKVHTRSVFGELLWFLRGDTNVRWLQERGITIWDEWADENGDLGPVYGYQWRSWPTPDGRHVDQIARIIDQIKQDPDSRRHVISAWNPADIDDMALPPCHTLCQFYVADGKLSLQLYQRSADVFLGVPFNIASYALLTHMVAHVTGLEPGEFVHTLGDAHLYSNHLDQARLQLTREPRPLPRLRLNPEVKDIDAFELEDITVEGYDPHPVIKAPIAV, encoded by the coding sequence GTGCAGCCCTACCTCGATCTGTTGACCCGCATCCTCGACGAGGGTGTGGAGAAGTCCGACCGCACCGGGACGGGCACGCTCAGCGTCTTCGGTCACCAGACTCGCTACGACCTGGCCGAGGGCTTTCCCCTGCTGACCACGAAGAAGGTCCACACGCGGTCGGTCTTCGGTGAGCTGCTGTGGTTCCTGCGCGGCGACACCAACGTGCGTTGGCTCCAGGAGCGCGGCATCACCATCTGGGACGAGTGGGCCGACGAGAACGGCGATCTGGGCCCGGTCTACGGCTATCAGTGGCGCTCCTGGCCCACACCCGACGGCCGTCACGTCGACCAGATCGCCCGGATCATCGACCAGATCAAGCAGGACCCGGACAGCCGCCGCCACGTCATCTCCGCCTGGAACCCGGCCGACATCGACGACATGGCGCTGCCGCCGTGCCACACGCTGTGCCAGTTCTACGTCGCCGACGGCAAGCTGAGCCTGCAGCTCTACCAGCGCTCCGCGGACGTGTTCCTGGGGGTGCCGTTCAACATCGCCTCCTACGCCCTGCTTACCCACATGGTCGCCCACGTGACCGGCCTCGAGCCGGGCGAGTTCGTGCACACCCTCGGCGACGCCCACCTCTACAGCAACCACCTGGACCAGGCCCGTCTCCAGCTCACCCGCGAGCCGCGGCCGCTGCCGAGGCTTCGGCTCAACCCGGAGGTCAAGGACATCGACGCCTTCGAGCTCGAGGACATCACGGTGGAGGGCTACGACCCGCACCCCGTCATCAAGGCTCCCATTGCCGTCTGA
- the dapA gene encoding 4-hydroxy-tetrahydrodipicolinate synthase: MTDAPFGTVLSALVTIFNDDGSVDLEQTQKVAKHLVEHGHDGIVVSGTTGESPTTTPAEDGEILAAVKDAVGDRAKIVAGIGTNDTRTTVELAKQAAKVGADGLLLVTPYYNKPGERGIREHFRTVVSATDTPVILYDVPGRTGSPITLDTYREAISWDTVVAVKEAAGDFPRGARLLDLGYNIYSGDDALTLAWLAHGAVGVISVAAHVLGDQTRTMVDAFAASDIETARKTYARMLPAIDAIMGVPNYGATTAKAALELTGVIDNRHVRGPLVALDDDEVEALRAGLEASGLL; encoded by the coding sequence ATGACTGATGCTCCGTTCGGCACCGTGCTCTCCGCACTCGTCACGATCTTCAACGACGATGGCTCGGTCGACCTGGAGCAGACCCAGAAAGTCGCCAAGCACCTGGTCGAGCACGGACACGATGGCATCGTCGTCTCCGGCACCACCGGCGAGTCGCCGACCACCACGCCGGCCGAGGACGGCGAGATCCTGGCGGCGGTCAAGGACGCTGTCGGCGACCGTGCCAAGATCGTGGCCGGCATCGGCACCAACGACACCCGCACCACGGTCGAGCTCGCCAAGCAGGCAGCCAAGGTCGGCGCCGACGGCCTGCTGCTGGTGACGCCCTACTACAACAAGCCAGGCGAGCGCGGCATCCGCGAGCACTTCCGCACCGTCGTCTCCGCCACCGACACCCCGGTCATCCTCTACGACGTCCCCGGCCGCACCGGGTCCCCGATCACCCTCGACACCTACCGTGAGGCGATCAGCTGGGACACGGTCGTCGCGGTCAAGGAGGCCGCGGGCGACTTCCCGCGCGGCGCCCGGCTGCTCGACCTCGGCTACAACATCTACTCCGGCGACGATGCGCTCACCCTCGCCTGGCTGGCGCACGGCGCCGTCGGTGTGATCAGCGTCGCCGCCCACGTGCTCGGTGACCAGACCCGGACGATGGTCGACGCCTTCGCGGCGAGCGACATCGAGACCGCCCGCAAGACTTATGCGCGGATGCTCCCCGCGATCGACGCCATCATGGGCGTCCCGAACTACGGAGCCACCACTGCCAAGGCCGCACTCGAGCTGACCGGCGTCATCGACAACCGTCACGTACGAGGGCCCCTGGTGGCGCTCGACGACGACGAGGTCGAAGCGCTGCGAGCCGGGTTGGAGGCCTCTGGCCTTCTTTAG
- a CDS encoding PhzF family phenazine biosynthesis isomerase has translation MSRYEFRQVDVFTNEPLLGNPVAVVHGADGLTDEQMAAFARWTNLSETTFLLTPTDPAADYRLRIFTVSGELPFAGHPTLGSAHAWLEAGGKPKGASLVQECGVGLVELRRDERIAFAAPELIRGGEVDEETLVAIAKGLRIARDDIQGAQWCDNGPGWVGVMLADADAVLAVTPDHAALGDHKVGLVGRYPEGSECAVEVRAFFPADGVAFEDPVTGSLNAALGQWLAGSQLPEAYVASQGTMLKRRGRVHVVSTGSTTGRSVWVGGDTLTTIRGTLEL, from the coding sequence GTGAGCAGGTACGAGTTCCGCCAGGTCGACGTCTTCACCAACGAGCCGCTGCTGGGCAACCCGGTGGCCGTCGTGCACGGGGCCGATGGCCTCACCGACGAGCAGATGGCTGCCTTCGCTCGGTGGACCAACCTCTCCGAGACCACATTCCTGCTGACGCCCACGGACCCGGCCGCGGACTACCGGCTGCGGATCTTCACGGTCAGCGGTGAGCTGCCCTTCGCGGGCCACCCGACGCTCGGGTCGGCGCACGCCTGGCTGGAGGCGGGTGGGAAGCCCAAGGGGGCGAGCCTGGTGCAGGAATGCGGCGTCGGGCTGGTCGAGCTTCGCCGCGACGAGCGGATCGCCTTCGCGGCGCCCGAGCTGATCCGGGGCGGCGAGGTCGACGAGGAGACCCTGGTGGCCATCGCGAAGGGGCTGCGGATCGCGCGGGACGACATCCAAGGCGCGCAGTGGTGCGACAACGGTCCGGGGTGGGTCGGGGTGATGCTGGCCGACGCGGATGCCGTGCTCGCCGTGACGCCCGACCATGCCGCTCTGGGGGACCACAAGGTCGGTCTCGTCGGACGCTACCCCGAGGGCAGCGAGTGCGCGGTCGAGGTCCGGGCCTTCTTCCCGGCAGATGGTGTCGCCTTCGAGGACCCGGTCACCGGCTCGCTCAACGCCGCACTGGGACAGTGGCTGGCGGGGTCACAGCTTCCGGAGGCGTACGTCGCCTCTCAGGGGACCATGCTGAAGCGGAGGGGACGCGTGCACGTGGTCTCGACAGGCTCGACCACCGGGAGGTCGGTGTGGGTGGGCGGAGACACACTGACCACCATCCGCGGGACGCTCGAGCTCTGA